The nucleotide sequence ACCACTCGCACCGGACTCGATTCCATTCTGAATCTCAGAAAGTCCGTTTTTCATGTCGCCGATTCCATTGTTCGCTTGTTGTGTACCTTGGAGCAACTGTTCTACGCCGCTTTCTGCTTCTTTTAATTGAGGCTGAGATTCTTTTAACTGGCTTGCACCATCTGCTAAACCGGATTGAATTTGATCAATTCCATCAATACTTTTTCCAATGCCTTCGCCTAGTTGGCCGGTTTGACTTGTGATGGTAAAGTCTTCGAGCAACTCACCTGTCGGACGTGTTGCACTTCGAACGGATTTGACACCATCGATATTTGCTAATTCCTTAGAAATTAATTCGATGTCCTCAAACTCTTGCGAGGAGTCTATTTTCCCTTTGGTTTCTAGCACGACCGTTGTTGGCATGGCTTCCCCTGGCCCCACACTATCTGAGATCCAGTCAAATGCTTTTACGGAACCGTACTCGTCACCAATTTCTTCTAAAGAGTTGTAGGATTTTGACCCGTCATAGGTTACGAGACTTGGTACAACAAATGCTAGAACAATAAGCAATGCGATTAAAGGACGAGTCCATGCAAAGCTCCCAACAGATCCCCAAAGCTTACTTTCACTATGTGATACGTTTTTATCAAATGGCCAGAATAGCTTTTTCCCTAAGACTACAAGGAAAAATGGAACGAGTGTGGCCAAAGCAATCAGTACGACTGCAACCCCTACAGCAACTGCCACAGCGGATTGGTAAAGGGAGAATGTCGATAGCCCGATTGTAGAGAAACCGATTAGTACAGCAAGACCTGAAAAGAACACCGTTTTTCCAGCTGCTTTATACGTAGCAATGACAGCTTCTCCTACCGATTCGTGGTGAGCAAGTTCTTCCTTAAATCTACTAATTAATAAAATACAGTAATCTGTTCCAATCCCGAACATAACCGCAACCATGAATATTTGCGTGAACGTGGAAAGTGGAAAATCGATGGTATCTGCTAGAATGGATACCACACCTTGTGCCGCTAAGTAACTGATCCCTACTGTTAATAATGGGATGAATGGAGCAACTAAGGAACGGAACACGATAAATAGGATTAATAGAATAAATCCTACTGTAATGTATTCTGTTTTCTTTAATCCCTCTTCTGAGTTAATAACAACGTCTTGAGAAATAAATGCTTCTCCTGTTAGAAGATGGTCAACTTCAACATCTTCCACAGCCTCATTAATTTCATCGCGTGCTTTTTCAATTTCTCGATCTTCTAATGATACTTCAAACGGCACTAGTATCGTTGTGTTGTCTTCAGAAACTACTTGTTCTTCAATCCGTGGATCGTCCTGAAAGGAGAGGATTTCTGAAAGCCCCAGTTTGTCGGATTGATCTTGTAAAGTTTCAATCGCATCCCCGACTTCTGATTTTTCAGCGTCTGTTAGAGCTTCATCCTCATGAAATACCATAACGGCACTAATGGTATCCTTGTTGTTATTCTCCGACATCCGCTCAATCATCTGAGCTGCTTCCGTAGAAGAATAACCATCTGGAACGCCGATTTGTCCTTTTTCCCGAACGAGCTCTTGCAGGTTTGGAGAAAATATAAACAAGCAAGCAGCTACTACAATCCAAGCTGCAAGGACTACCCAGCGAAAGCGTATAATTTGTTTCACCCTGTGTGCCTCCCTATCTTTCTCTAAGTATAGTAACGAGTTTTTCTAAAGAATGAACGAAAGTCGTTACTTCTTCTTTACTAAATTGTGTCAAAATATCCCCAAGTACTTCATATAATCTTTCTGTTCCTTCTTCTACAAGCGCTTTTCCTTTTTCAGTGAGCTGTAAATACACAATACGTCGATCCTCTTCGTCACGACGACGATCAATTAGCCCTCTTTCAAAAAGACGGTTAACCTGAGCTGTGACTGCGCTCTTCCCAATGGAGAATTCATTAGCGATTTCCGTGCTGGTCGTTGGTTGGTGCTTGTCAAGAAATCGTAAGGTTCCGAATTGGTCGGTTGTTAGCTCCTGATGTACTTTATCATTCATGATCACATTAACTCTACGGTTTACTTCATTCATCGTTGAGGTGTAAAGCTCAATGAGTTCATGTAGCTCGAGCTTGTTCATATTGTCACTCCTGTCCAATTGGTTTCACAAATGAATAGTTCAATAAGTGAACTATTATAAAATAGCATGACTGATTACGAAAATCAAGTAGGATAACATGAAAAGTTATTCCATGGTAAACTAGACAAAGAATGGACTTACATAATATAAAATGATTTTTTAATAGAGGAAGGGAAGAAGACCATGAATGCACATATTTGTAGATACTGTAGAAAAGAAATAAAAAATCGAGATCAATTACTAACTGGGGTAAGTTGGTTTCGGATTCGACCTTTTCACTATGTCTGCTTTCAAAAATTAATAGGGGATGCGGGAGTTATTTGGAATACGTGGAGGCCGATTAATACACAAGGTGGAACAATTAGTGCTTTGCTCATGTTAGCTCTCGTAATTTGGATGGCCGTTAGTGACTTTAGAGGAATTTGGGGTGATTTGTTAGGACTCGTTGCCTTCTATCCTGTTTTAGTTCGAGTGTTATCGTTTGCTTTATATGAAAGAAAGTTACCAAAGATATAGCTGTTTTCTGAACGGCTATTTTTTTAGGTTTAAATTTTTAAAAAGAGGGAAAGTAGGTTATTAGCACGGTGTTTGTCAGTTTTTCCTTCTTTTTCTAGATGAGTTAGGAAAACAGAGGTATTAGGACAATAAGTACATATGGACAAGTTAAAACACTAATAAACATTAGTCACTCGAATTAAAAGGGGAATATCAAGAGGGAGTAGGTTTGGGTAAAGTGTTTAATCTGTAGTAAAATGTATGTTGTTGTCGCATTTTAGCGAAACCCTCTTTTCCTCATGCACTATTGTTTCATTTCTTGCTAATTCTCCGGCGAATGATTTTCATTTTCACATTGATATTGTGTCTTACCGGATATTGAACTGACTACTAAGTTCAGAATATTGGGATTATTTGTGCGGAGGAAGGGGAAGAGTTTTAAATAAAAGGGGAGAGATATATGAAGAAGGTATTTGTAGGTGTTTCATTATTATTGTTGTTTATTCTTGCTGCCTGCGGTGGGTCAGGAGGTGGAGATGGCGAAGAGTCTTTGGATAAAATTGTACTAGCTGATGCGGGTTGGGATAGCATCCGTTTTCACAACGCTGTAGCGCAAACCATCATGGAAGAAGGATATGGGTACGAGACAGAAGTGAAACCTGGATCAACTGCTGCAACAATTCAAGGCTTACGTGAAGGTGACATAAATGTGTACATGGAAGTATGGACAGACAATATTAAAGAAGTGTACAACGAAGCAATTGAAGCTGGGGATTTTGAAAATGTGTCTACGAACTTCGATGACAACACACAAGGACTTTATGTTCCAACGTATGTGATTGAAGGAGATGAGGAGCGTGGTATTGAACCAATGGCTCCAGATTTGAAAACAGTTGCTGATTTAAAAAACTATCCAGAACTATTTGAAGATCCGGAAGATCCTGGTAAAGGTCGTTTAATCAATGCTCCAAGTGGTTGGGCGGTAGCTGAAACAATCACACAAAAATTTGAAACGTATGGACTTGGAGAAACGTTTAACAACTTTATGCCAGGTTCTGATGCTGCAATCGTGACTTCTTTGGCGGATGCGTATGATTCTGGAGAAGCTTGGGTTGGATACTATTGGTCTCCAACAGCAGTAACTGCTATGTACGACTTAACATTACTAGAAGAGCCTCCATATGATGAGGAAACCTGGAAAGAAAATAAAGGGACTGAGTTCCCTCCAAATGATGTAATAGTAGCCACACACAAGGACTTCAAAGACCAAGCACCAGAGGTCTACGAATTTCTGAAGAACTATGAAACGAGCAGCGCGTTAACAGAAGAAGCGCTTGTTTATATGAACGAAAATGAAGCTTCTGCAGAAGATGCTGCTGTTTGGTGGATAAAAGAACACGAGGATCTATGGACAAAGTGGGTTCCCGAAGACATTGCAACTAAAGTAAAAGATTCTCTATAAGATTCATAGAGGGTAGCTGGCTGCTACAGTCAGCTACTTTCTCATTTAATCAGATTCTATTAAAAGGTGAGGTGAACAAGCTGTATTCCGTACAGCGTTGCCTATGATGAATTTTCCTGACATTCAAAGTAACTTAGGTAAGTATGTAGAAGAATTCGTTGAATTCCTGGACGAATCATTAGCTGGTTTATTTGATTTTATCTTTTTTATTGCTTCACGTTCCATTAACGGAATCGAAGCATTTCTAAACATGATTCCTTGGTGGGTATTTATTTTATTAATCGTTTTACTTGGGTGGTATTTCCGCTCCTTAACATCCGGTATTATTTACGGTATCTTTATTTTCTTAATTGGCACGTTCGGTTTGTGGGAAGAGATGATGATGACGATATCTGTTGTGATGACGGCTGTTATCATATCTTTACTCATCGGGATTCCTCTAGGTATTTGGATGGCGTTTAGTAAAAAATTCTCAATGGTTATGAGACCGTTACTCGATGCCATGCAAACCATGCCTAGTTTCGTGTATCTAATCCCTGCTATCTTTTTCTTCGGACTGGGAAATGTCTCGGCAATCTTCGCAACTTTAATCTACGCACTACCTCCAGTTATTCGTTTAACGGAATTAGCGATCAGAGGGGTCGATCCAGAAGTGATTGAATCGGCACAATCTTTTGGTTCCTCTAAATGGCAAATGCTGAAAAAGGTTCAATTGCCACAAGCATTACCAACTATTATGGCGGGTGTAAACCAAACGACGATGATGGCATTAGCTATGGTCGTTATTGCTTCCATGGTTGGGGCACAAGGACTTGGAGAACAAGTGCTTATCTCGATTAACCGAATTGACATTGCGTTAGGGTTTGAAGCAGGTATTAGTATCGTATTTTTAGCCATTATCATTGATCGAATCTCCGGCGGTGTAGCGGATCGATTCCAAAAGCATAGGAGGGCTAAATAATGAGTAACGAAAAGATAAAAATAGACCATGTATCAAAAATATTTGGTCCGAAGCCAAAGTCGGTTATTAATCTAGTAGAACAAGGCATGACAAAAGCAGAAATTTTAGAAGAAACTGGACATACGGTAGGAGTTTATGATGCTTCGATGGAAATCAATGAAGGTGAAATTTTTGTTATCATGGGGCTTTCCGGAAGTGGGAAATCTACATTAATCCGTTGCTTTAATTTATTAAATAAGCCAACAGGTGGGGCGATTTATGTAGATGGAGAGAATATCGTAGAATATAACCCTACAAAACTTAAAAAATTTCGTCAAGACAAGATTGCGATGGTGTTCCAACACTTTGGATTATTTGATCATAGAACTGTTCTAGGTAATATTGAGTATGGCTTAGAAATTAAAGGTATTCCTAAGGAAGAACGAGAAAAAATTGCCAGAGAAAACCTTGAAATCGTAGGGTTGAAAGGGTATGAGGACAAATACCCTGATGAACTTTCTGGTGGAATGCAGCAACGGGTTGGACTTGCTAGAGCATTGACTAATGACCCGGATATTTTGCTGATGGATGAACCTTTTAGTGCCCTGGATCCGTTGATTCGCCGTGATATGCAGCTTGAACTTTTGGATATTCAAGAACGCCTCAAAAAAACGATTATCTTTATTACACATGATGTGAATGAAGCATTTAAGCTTGGGGATCGCGTCGCTGTCATGAAGGATGGAAAAGTCGTTCAAGTCGGTTCTCCAGAGGAAATTATTGCAGAACCAGCTAATGATTATATTTCTAATTTCATTAAAGATATCGATCGCTCCAAAGTACTTCAAGCCGACCATGTAATGAGCAATCTTTCCGCATTAGTTTCGTTGAAAGATGGCTTGAATGTGGCGGTCAAGGAAATGGAGCAAAATGGGATTTCTAGTGTTTTTGTTGTCGATCGTAGTCGGCGCTTACAAGGAATTGTGACCATTGATCAAGCAATTCAAGGTATTAAAAACAAACAAAGCTTAGAGGATGTTCTTGATACGAATGTTACAAAGGTCACCAGAGATGAGTATGTTAACGACTTAATTCCAAAAGCATTGGAATCCAAATTCCCACTGGCCGTAGTAGGTGAGGATAACCGCTTAGAAGGTTACATCCTGCGTGTTCACGTTCTTTCTGGTCTTGTAGCAGAGGACGTAGAGGAAAGTAAAGAGTATCATGGGTATTATCAGCCTAGCGATACGACGAATATATAAGACTTGTAAGGGGTGCGTAGAAGCACTCCTTTTTTATGGACTAATCACTTATATGGAAAAATATGCCAATATAGAAATGTATATTTAATAAAAGGGGCAAGGGGATGAGTGGTCTTGAATTCAATCAGATAATTAGATTCCGTCGCCCCACATCATATTATAGATGATAGGATTTAAAATAGGCTTTTGAAATCTTAGACCAGAAGTAACCATTCTCTGAGGAGGTATTTCATGTCCTTTCTATCCTGTCTGGACTCCTCGCCCTCCATGGCCAGTTTCATTCTTCATGGAATAATTTAATGACGGGCATAGCCATTTTCAATATTTTCAATTTATATGTACGATTATTCCCATTAAATATCCTTCGTGGTGGGGGAGCTATGCAGGGAAGCCATCAGATGGTTATCAGATTTTAGCCCAACTTAGGTATAGAGGATAGTGATAATAACAATTGTAGTTCACATTTCTTTTAAAAGTTTAGCTGCTTGATTACAATAAAAGGAAGAGTATAAAGGAGTGTTCATGATGGGTTTAGCTAATTCTGTGCAAACATTACATAATGGAGTGAAAATCCCTTCTGTCGGTTTAGGTGTGTACAAAATTGAGGGGAATGGGGTATATGATGCTGTAAAATCAGCAATTGATCTTGGCTATCGTCATATCGATACAGCTTCCTTTTATGAAAATGAAGAAGGTGTGGGTCGTGCCGTGAAGGATAGTGGAGTTGAACGTGAAGAGCTCTTTATTACAACGAAGGTTTGGAACGATCAACAAGGCTATGAAAATACGATGGAAGCATTTGATTTAAGTTTAAATAAGCTGGGATTGGACTATGTCGATCTTTATTTAGTGCACTGGCCAGTTCCGGGGAAATATAAAGAAACGTGGAAAGCACTGGAGGATATTTATCGAAGTGGAAAGGCCAAAGCAATAGGGGTAAGTAATTTTCTACCACACCATTTGGAAGACCTTTTAAAAAGTGCGGAGATTAAACCAATGGCCAATCAAATCGAACTGCATCCACAATTGTCCCAATTGGAAACGCGTGAATACTGCAAGAAACATGATATTATCGTGGAAGCATGGGCCCCATTAGGGAAAGCATCTTATTTTGATCACCCAGTTCTACAGCAACTTTCGGAAAAGCATGGAAAAACTCCAGCTCAAATCATTGTAAGATGGGATTATCAGCACGGGATCGTGACCATTCCAAAATCAACGAAAGCAGAACGTCAAAAAGAGAATGCGGATATCTTTGATTTTGAACTTTCAGGAGAAGATATGGAATTAATAGATGGTATGAATGAAGATAAACGAATTGGAGCACACCCAGATAAATTTAATTATTGAAAAAAGGCAAGGAGCTGCTCCTTGCCTTTTTGTATTCGGGTTGGCCCGACTGATGATATTCGGCGTTTACGCCCAAGAATCCGGCGATTCATTTCATAATTCGGCGCTCAGTCCACGTTTTCCGGCGAAAAAATCCATAATCCGGCGGTTTCAAATTATTCGGCGTTTACGCCCAAGAAACCGGCGATTCATTTCATAATTCGGCGTTCGGTCCACATTTTCCGGCGAAAAAATCCATAATCCGGCGATTTCAATTTATCCGGCGTTTTTACGCCCAAGAATACGGCGGTTCATTTCGTAATTCGGCGCTCGGTCCACATTTCCGGCGAACGAAACGCCGCTCACACCAAAAACAAAAGCCTTGTCCTCATTTGCCGAGCTCCTATTTCACAGCCTATTAATATCCGCGCTCTACCAAATCAAGCTTCCCAGTCTTCGGATCAATAACTAGTCCGTGAACCGGTGTACCTGCTGGAAGCAGAGGGTGGTTCCGTAAAATCTCCACACTATTTTGTACAGACGCTTCAACTGTGTCAAAACCTTTTAACCACTGTTTTAAATCTAGTCCAGCATGCTCCAATGTTTGCACCTTTTCTTCGGAAACACCGCGTTTTTTCATGCGATCTAGTACAGCTTCTCCTTCTAATTTACCCATTCCGCAACGGTGATGTCCGATAATGAAGACTTCATCTGCTTCTAGCATATAAAGCGCGATAAGAATACTGCGAACGACACTATCAAAAGGGCTCGTAATGATTCCGCCGGCGTTTTTTACCATTTTAACGTCCCCGTTTTTAATGTTCATTGCGTTTGGTAGAAGTTCGATGAGTCGTGTATCCATGCAGCTTAATACAACTGCTCGTTTTTTCGGCAGCCCTTCCACCTCATATGGAACATACAATTCCTCTTCTACAAATTTCTGGTTAAAGGATAATACATCATCTAATAACATAGTTTCTACTCCCCTATCTTCATTTGTTCTCTATATTAAAATACCAGAAATTTTTAATTAATGAAAATATCCCATTGACTTTGAAAATCGGAAAGCATACTATAGAGGAAATTTATGAGAGGAGGTCACCAAAATGGAAAAAGTTATCGCAGTGAAACAATACCAGATTGTAGGATACTACAACTTCATATCGAACGTGACCTTCGCTGAACGTGTATTCTAATATTCGTGCATAAATTGGGATAGAAGTATATTTCGTACAGGTTTATAGGAAGTAATGTAGGTCACGTGAAAAGAGTCCGTGGCTATTTTTGTGCGTTTTTTTAACCGCATGCGTCTAGGGACGTATGCGGTTTTTTTAATTCTTATGTTAGTTTGCAAGGGTTCTATCCTTTGCTTTCTATATAAAAAATTTGGAGGGATGATTTTATGCTAATCACAAAAATGAAAAATGAAAAGTTGTTCGACGGAAGGAACGAGAGCGGATAGTAAAACAAGTTCAAATGTAAAAGAAGGTGGCAGCATGTTTAACATTTTTATACGATTTAATGGAAAATTTAACCAGTACTTTAGAAGATACACATTCGTATTTATTATTAAATTTAAAATGAAATATAAACTTCCTATGGTTGATCGTACGGTGTTAATCGTTTCTAGAAACCATAGCTAAAAAAATGAAGGAGGAAATGAAATGGCTTTGACAAGATCTGAGATTGCAAAAAATGAAGAATGGAAAGAAAGTGGCTAGTGGAACGAATAAAAAGAAGTAGGTGAATGCATGTTTCAAGTGTTTAAGAAGTTAGATTGGTTTTTTAAAAAATATTGGAAAAGATACACATTTGCGATAACCGCACTTATAATTGGAAGCTTGATTGAGATAATCCCACCTCGATTAATTGGAATGGCGATTGATGAAATTCAATTTAATACGCTAACGATGGATCGTATAGTGGAGATTTTACTTATCTTCGGTGGGCTTATCATCGCAAGCTATTCTATCAATTTTTTATGGGATTATACATTATTTAGTGGAGCAATGATTATGGAGCGCACCATGCGCTCCCGTTTAATGGGGCACTTTTTACGGATGACCCCAACCTTTTTTGGAAAGAACCGGACAGGAGATTTAATGGCCAGATCTACCAATGATTTAAAAGCCATTTCCTTAACTACAGGCTTTGGTGTTTTAACATTAGTAGATTCTAGTGTCTTTATGTTGATGATTATTGCCATGATGGGCTTTTCAATTAGCTGGAAGTTAACAATTGCAGCACTCATTCCACTTCCAATTATGGCAGTGGTCATGCATAAGTATGGGAATGTGATCCATAATCGCTTTACGAAAGCACAAGCAGCTTTCGGGGAAATGAATAACGATGTGCTGGAATCCATTCGAGGAGTTCGCGTTTTACGGGCATTCGCACAAGAGACTCATGATAGTGATAGATTTCAAGTGATGACGGAAGATGTTTATGAGAAAAATATTGCGGTTGCCAAGATTGATGCGCTTTTCGAACCAACGATGAAAATATTAGTAGGCTTATCTTATACAATAGGTCTAGGATACGGGGCAACCTTAGTGTTTCAAAATACGTTAACACTTGGGGAACTCGTATCCTTCAACGTGTACCTAGGGATGTTAATTTGGCCAATGTTTGCAGTGGGCGAGCTAATCAACGTCATGCAAAGGGGAAATGCTTCCCTTGATCGTGTGAATGAAACTTTAGACTATAAAGCTGATGTGGAAGATCCGCAGCATCCACAGTTAGTTGGTAGTTTGAATTCCATAGAATTTGAGGGTGTGAGTTTCCAATATCCGGACACGGAGGAACCACAGCTGTCTCATATTAACTTGAAAGTGGAACAAGGAGAGACGATTGGAGTAGTAGGAAAAACTGGGTCTGGAAAAACAACCTTATTCCGATTACTGCTACGTGAATATCCAGGAGTAACTGGCTCTCTTCGTTTGTCTGGAGTCTCGATTGATGAACTTCCATTAGAAGTAACGAGAGGTTGGATTGGATATGTACCGCAGGAACAAATTATGTTCTCGCGTACCATTCGAGAAAACATTCAGTTTGGAAAAAGTGAGGCAACGGATGAAGAGATTTATCGTGTGATGGAGATGGCTCATTTTCTAGACGATATTAAAAATTTGCCTAAGGGATTGGACACAAAAGTCGGAGAGAGCGGGGTCACTCTTTCCGGTGGTCAAAAACAACGTGTTGCCTTGGCACGTGCATTTATTAAAGACCCAAACCTATTGTTGCTTGATGATGCCTTATCAGCCGTAGATGGAAAAACAGAAACATTGATCATTAACCATCTCAAGCAAGAGAGAAAAGGAAAAACAACCTTTATTACAGCTCATCGAATGTCAGCTGTTCAGCATGCTGACCAGATTATTGTACTCGATGATGGAAAAATTGTAGAGCGTGGTACGCATGACGAACTCATGAAGACAGAGGGTTGGTATTGTGAGCAGTATAAACTGCAGCAGTTAGAGGAACAGGAGGTGAGCTCCTAATGAAGAAGACAACGGAACGTCGTTTATTTGATTATGCGATGCAGTTTAAAAAGATTATTATGATAGGCTTAGTTTGCCTTATCATAGCCGTAGGACTGGAGCTTGCTGGTCCGCTGATTGCAAAGCGAGTCATTGACGAACATATTACAGGGGTAGAAACTACGTGGTTTCAAGTAGAAGAAAACGATGATCGATACACGGTTGCCTTTGCAGGGAACTTTTATAAACGGTCAGATCGTATGGAAGCAAGCGATGAAAAGGTAGCAGAAGCGACCGTTTTACAAGTGAAGCGATCCTATTACTTCATTCATGAGAAAGTTCCTTTAGAAGGACAACGAAATGTAAACGATGGAACAATTACGATTCAAACACAGGATAAAGAAGTCAAGACACAAGGAGAACGCTTGTCATTGTCGGAGCTTTATTCGTTCTTCCAGCCAGAGCAACGACCTATTATGTATTTGCTCGGCTTGTATGTTGCGCTGTTGCTGATTGCATCTGTCTTCCAATTTGGAAAAACATATAACTTGCAGAAGGCGAGTAATCGGATTGTACAGCAAATGAGAAATGATATCTTTGCTCATACCCAAAAGGTACCAATCGATTATTACATCAATCGACCAGCTGGGAAAATCGTAGCTCGCATTACAAATGATACGGAAGCAATTAGAGATCTCTATGAACGAGTTCTATCCGTATTCATTACGAGCTTTATTTACATGGCAGGGATTTACATTGCCTTGTTCATCTTAGATATCCGATTAGCTTTATTCTGCTTATTGCTTATTCCGATTATCTATGTCTGGATGAAAGTATATAAGTATTTTGGATCTAAATACAACAAAGTAGTCCGATCTACGATTAGTGAAATCAATGGAAATATTAACGAATCCATTCAGGGCATGCCAATCATTCAAGCTTTTCGTAAAGAAAAGCAGATTAATGAGGAATTTGAAGTGCTCAATACAAGGCATTTCACGTATCAAAGAAAGCTTGTTAAATTAAGCGCCTTAACCTCCCATAATCTAGTAAACGTCCTTCGTAACATAGCGTTCGTTGCGTTTATTTGGTACTTTGGATCGCAATCACTAGGCGTTGGAAGTATCGTGACCGTTGGGGTATTGTATGCATTCGTCGACTATTTAACCAGGTTATTCGAACCTGTCACAAA is from Radiobacillus kanasensis and encodes:
- a CDS encoding ABC transporter ATP-binding protein; its protein translation is MKKTTERRLFDYAMQFKKIIMIGLVCLIIAVGLELAGPLIAKRVIDEHITGVETTWFQVEENDDRYTVAFAGNFYKRSDRMEASDEKVAEATVLQVKRSYYFIHEKVPLEGQRNVNDGTITIQTQDKEVKTQGERLSLSELYSFFQPEQRPIMYLLGLYVALLLIASVFQFGKTYNLQKASNRIVQQMRNDIFAHTQKVPIDYYINRPAGKIVARITNDTEAIRDLYERVLSVFITSFIYMAGIYIALFILDIRLALFCLLLIPIIYVWMKVYKYFGSKYNKVVRSTISEINGNINESIQGMPIIQAFRKEKQINEEFEVLNTRHFTYQRKLVKLSALTSHNLVNVLRNIAFVAFIWYFGSQSLGVGSIVTVGVLYAFVDYLTRLFEPVTNMVNQLPLLEQARVGAGRVFELLDEDGEEPIHSPIDKYQGLVKFEKVSFSYDGEEYVLKDIDFNIFPGQTAAFVGHTGSGKSSIMNLLFRFYDPQRGRITIDGIDTKSLSRQQIRSHMGIVLQDPFLFTGTILSNVTMNDPDISREMAISALEAVGADKFINKLPEKYDEPVKEGGSTLSMGERQLISFARALAFNPSILILDEATANIDTETESIIQRALEVLKKGRTTLVIAHRLSTIQQADQILVLDHGVIKERGNHEQLIEEKGLYYQMYQMQKGKMNRKAM